The following proteins come from a genomic window of Maribacter algicola:
- a CDS encoding alkaline phosphatase family protein translates to MQKTVVINVVGLTKRLIGEHTPFIKSFLENGGHTFIKPMLPAVTCSVQSTYLTGKWPSEHGIVGNGWYFKDELEVKFWRQSNRLVQQPKIWDVLKEKDASFTCANHFWWYNMYSYVDYSITPRPNYLADGRKIPDIYSYPAKLRDELQGSLGTFPLFEFWGPRTTINSSKWIANGAIKTDEKYDPTLTLIYLPHLDYNLQRHGLDFSKISKDLNEIDGVVKQLVDYYEKQGAHIILLSEYGITNVKNPIHLNRVLRREGLVNVRIERGLELLDAGASEAFAVADHQVAHIYVKDKNKLGDVRSLIAKVPGVERVLSNGEIAAEHLNHERCGDLVAVADADSWFTYYFWLDDAVAPDYARMVDIHKKPGYDPVEMLTDPKDKLVMAKVAWKLLKKKLGFRTVLDIIPLDASLIKGSHGRITDDSEDYPIFITNQATKINTKEVVATEVCDLIKNHVLS, encoded by the coding sequence ATGCAAAAGACAGTTGTCATCAATGTTGTTGGATTGACCAAACGCCTTATAGGTGAGCATACACCCTTCATAAAATCGTTTTTGGAAAATGGTGGACATACATTTATAAAACCCATGTTACCTGCCGTAACCTGTTCGGTTCAGTCTACATACCTTACTGGAAAATGGCCTTCGGAACATGGAATCGTGGGAAACGGTTGGTATTTTAAGGACGAGTTGGAAGTCAAATTTTGGCGACAATCCAATAGGTTGGTGCAACAACCCAAAATTTGGGATGTGTTAAAGGAAAAGGATGCTTCCTTTACGTGTGCCAATCATTTTTGGTGGTACAATATGTATTCCTATGTGGATTATAGCATCACGCCAAGACCCAATTATTTGGCGGATGGACGCAAAATTCCCGATATTTATTCCTATCCCGCGAAGTTACGGGATGAGCTTCAAGGTAGCTTGGGTACATTTCCATTATTCGAGTTTTGGGGCCCTCGTACCACTATAAATTCATCTAAATGGATTGCCAATGGGGCGATTAAAACAGATGAAAAATACGACCCCACCTTGACCCTTATCTATCTTCCGCATTTGGACTATAACTTGCAGCGTCACGGACTGGATTTCAGTAAAATTTCAAAGGATTTAAATGAAATCGATGGGGTGGTCAAACAATTGGTAGATTATTACGAAAAACAGGGAGCCCATATTATTTTATTGTCGGAATACGGAATTACCAATGTTAAGAATCCGATTCACCTAAACCGAGTTTTGAGGCGCGAAGGCCTTGTAAATGTGAGAATAGAAAGAGGCTTGGAACTATTGGATGCCGGAGCTAGTGAAGCCTTTGCAGTGGCGGACCATCAAGTCGCCCATATTTATGTGAAAGATAAAAACAAGTTGGGGGACGTCAGAAGCTTGATTGCCAAGGTTCCCGGTGTTGAAAGGGTACTTTCAAATGGCGAAATAGCTGCCGAGCATCTAAATCATGAAAGATGTGGTGATTTGGTTGCCGTTGCGGACGCGGACTCTTGGTTTACCTATTATTTTTGGTTGGATGATGCTGTAGCACCTGATTATGCCAGAATGGTGGATATCCACAAAAAACCCGGGTATGATCCTGTAGAAATGTTGACCGATCCCAAGGACAAACTGGTCATGGCCAAGGTAGCTTGGAAATTACTCAAAAAGAAACTGGGCTTTAGAACCGTTTTGGATATTATTCCCTTGGACGCTTCATTGATCAAGGGCTCCCATGGAAGAATTACTGACGATAGTGAGGATTATCCAATTTTTATAACAAATCAGGCAACTAAGATCAATACCAAAGAGGTGGTGGCAACGGAGGTCTGTGATTTAATTAAAAACCATGTTTTAAGCTGA